Proteins from a single region of Nocardioides anomalus:
- a CDS encoding Ig-like domain-containing protein, which yields MSDRKRAWGSLIVPAAAAALLVVAPVSALHSASAARLPVTAAPLQTWKVVDLPGLPLTPGPDLRMCGDLDNYDGLIVGTAGDDVLEGGNGRQVLVGLGGDDVLSGGNHNDCVVGGPGDDVLAGGNGLDLLFGQDGSDHLDGGTGKDLLDAGGDPGDTCLSEGAPDVLVGCDDDAGTSAGPRTAELGSPQPPTARLRVPEDSCGCGKRPVAARGGAAPVTAPDAVTVYAGGYAPAEVLANDTDPEGDRLSVCGVGPRYQGHIDLDTENPKRIGVLPGGRTEPGTYVYTYLACDGASQTPGTLTVTVPAPPRVTVRAVPGRPGKVRARTDADFRIRLTYGSPGEDQDGLVFIPKHGSVTFGTRYDRLNWTARLTDGTLLFRGVVKDIY from the coding sequence GTGAGCGACCGCAAGCGCGCGTGGGGGAGCCTCATCGTGCCCGCGGCCGCGGCCGCGCTGCTCGTGGTGGCCCCGGTCTCCGCTCTGCACAGCGCATCGGCCGCCCGTCTCCCCGTCACCGCCGCGCCCCTCCAGACCTGGAAGGTCGTCGACCTCCCTGGCCTGCCCCTCACACCCGGGCCGGACCTGCGCATGTGCGGTGACCTGGACAACTACGACGGGCTCATCGTGGGGACAGCTGGCGACGACGTCCTCGAAGGGGGCAACGGCCGCCAAGTCCTGGTGGGCCTCGGCGGCGACGACGTCCTGTCCGGCGGGAACCACAACGACTGCGTAGTTGGTGGTCCCGGTGACGACGTCCTGGCCGGCGGAAACGGACTGGACCTCCTCTTCGGTCAGGACGGCAGCGACCACCTGGACGGTGGGACCGGCAAGGACCTGCTCGACGCGGGGGGCGACCCCGGCGACACCTGCCTCTCCGAGGGCGCCCCTGACGTGCTCGTCGGCTGCGACGACGACGCCGGCACATCCGCGGGTCCACGCACGGCGGAGCTCGGCTCGCCTCAACCACCGACCGCGAGGTTGCGCGTGCCCGAGGACTCGTGCGGCTGCGGGAAGCGACCGGTGGCCGCCCGTGGCGGTGCCGCACCGGTCACGGCGCCCGACGCGGTGACCGTGTACGCCGGCGGCTACGCGCCCGCCGAGGTGCTGGCCAACGACACCGATCCGGAGGGCGACCGGCTGAGCGTGTGCGGGGTGGGCCCGCGCTACCAGGGGCACATCGACCTGGACACCGAGAACCCGAAGAGGATCGGGGTCCTCCCGGGCGGGCGGACCGAGCCGGGGACCTACGTCTACACCTACCTCGCCTGCGACGGGGCGAGCCAGACGCCCGGGACGCTGACCGTGACGGTCCCGGCGCCGCCGCGCGTCACGGTCAGGGCGGTGCCCGGGCGCCCGGGCAAGGTCCGGGCGCGCACGGACGCCGACTTCCGGATCCGGCTGACCTACGGCAGCCCGGGTGAGGACCAGGACGGCCTGGTGTTCATCCCGAAGCACGGCTCGGTCACGTTCGGCACCCGCTACGACCGGCTGAACTGGACCGCACGGCTCACCGACGGGACCCTCCTGTTCCGCGGCGTCGTCAAGGACATCTACTAG
- a CDS encoding phospholipase C, with protein sequence MTDTTTPPLDVRPSRRSVIMGAAAVAGAAGMSGLLPESLASAAVAPAAASFDLSEVKHVVYVMQENRSFDHYFGTFPGVRGFDDPTAMTLPNGNSVFQQPDPANPNGYLRPFHMDTASTAAAAVPSLSHDWRDQHASWNKGAMDGWLHTHLAADGAVKGSYTMGYMLQEDIPFHWALAEHFTLLDNYHCSVLGPTYPNRAVWMSGTHDPQGTKGGPILETVKPNTLQWLSAAEVLYNAGYTVKTYTSSGSYNYFSWWKNLTAKGMVDDQLYNRLMSNGTLFGNGTPGGAGDPLNPTKAATGYLGFEEDCRNGTLADVTWLFPDGPYASDEHPPNTPAAGAYFLASKLEALAANPELWNSTVFVINYDENDGFFDHVAPPIPDPDLYPEEYVKVPSPRGTPGGGLPAGAGFRVPCLVISPWTVGGHVYSQVSDHTSPLQLIEAVTAAGGLDLGTPTRGLSAKQPVTFEAITAWRRATFDDLVGVFHAEALAAPSDQEFGHDVREANYQAQLAASSQAMPTVPGAVQPVVHQDPVPGSAAPAGAAADAPQDEPYAPSSAVSRVRVTDSVPVGRRAVLTLRGGRSGSAVVVRSARGQVVARTHVPASGRAELRLPTDRMAPGRHGFTVMYVDADGQHHTTNLKVRVTPRHR encoded by the coding sequence ATGACCGACACCACCACCCCGCCGCTCGACGTCCGGCCCTCGCGCCGGTCGGTGATCATGGGCGCGGCCGCGGTCGCCGGAGCCGCCGGGATGTCGGGCCTGCTGCCCGAGAGCCTGGCCTCGGCCGCCGTCGCACCGGCCGCGGCGTCGTTCGACCTGTCCGAGGTCAAGCACGTCGTCTACGTGATGCAGGAGAACCGGTCCTTCGACCACTACTTCGGCACCTTCCCGGGCGTGCGCGGCTTCGACGACCCGACGGCGATGACCCTGCCCAACGGCAACTCGGTCTTCCAGCAGCCCGACCCGGCCAACCCCAACGGCTACCTGCGGCCCTTCCACATGGACACCGCCAGCACCGCGGCGGCCGCCGTACCGTCGCTGTCGCACGACTGGCGCGACCAGCACGCGTCGTGGAACAAGGGCGCGATGGACGGGTGGCTGCACACCCACCTCGCCGCGGACGGTGCGGTCAAGGGCTCCTACACGATGGGCTACATGCTCCAGGAGGACATCCCGTTCCACTGGGCGCTGGCCGAGCACTTCACCCTGCTCGACAACTACCACTGCTCGGTGCTCGGGCCGACCTACCCCAACCGGGCCGTGTGGATGTCCGGCACCCACGACCCCCAGGGGACCAAGGGCGGCCCGATCCTGGAGACGGTGAAGCCCAACACCCTGCAGTGGCTCTCGGCCGCGGAGGTGCTGTACAACGCGGGCTACACGGTGAAGACCTACACCAGCTCCGGGTCCTACAACTACTTCAGCTGGTGGAAGAACCTCACCGCCAAGGGCATGGTCGACGACCAGCTCTACAACCGGCTGATGAGCAACGGCACACTGTTCGGCAACGGCACGCCGGGCGGCGCCGGCGACCCGCTCAACCCGACCAAGGCTGCGACGGGCTACCTCGGCTTCGAGGAGGACTGCCGCAACGGCACCCTGGCCGACGTCACCTGGCTGTTCCCCGACGGGCCCTACGCCTCTGATGAGCACCCGCCGAACACCCCGGCCGCCGGCGCCTACTTCCTCGCCTCCAAGCTCGAGGCGCTGGCCGCGAACCCGGAGCTGTGGAACTCGACGGTCTTCGTCATCAACTACGACGAGAACGACGGCTTCTTCGACCACGTCGCCCCGCCGATCCCGGACCCCGACCTCTACCCGGAGGAGTACGTCAAGGTCCCGTCCCCGCGGGGTACGCCGGGCGGCGGGCTCCCGGCCGGTGCCGGCTTCCGGGTGCCGTGCCTGGTCATCTCCCCGTGGACCGTCGGCGGCCACGTCTACTCCCAGGTCTCCGACCACACCTCGCCGCTGCAGCTCATCGAGGCGGTGACCGCGGCCGGCGGACTCGACCTGGGCACCCCCACCCGCGGGCTGAGCGCCAAGCAGCCGGTCACCTTCGAGGCGATCACGGCGTGGCGGCGGGCGACGTTCGACGACCTGGTCGGCGTGTTCCACGCCGAGGCGCTGGCCGCGCCGAGCGACCAGGAGTTCGGCCACGACGTGCGTGAGGCGAACTACCAGGCGCAGCTGGCGGCTTCCTCCCAGGCCATGCCGACGGTGCCCGGGGCCGTGCAGCCCGTCGTGCACCAGGACCCGGTGCCGGGCTCGGCGGCCCCCGCCGGCGCCGCGGCCGACGCGCCGCAGGACGAGCCGTACGCGCCGTCGAGCGCCGTCAGCCGGGTCCGGGTCACCGACAGCGTGCCCGTCGGCCGCCGCGCGGTCCTGACCCTGCGGGGCGGTCGCTCGGGCTCCGCGGTCGTCGTGCGCAGCGCGCGCGGTCAGGTCGTGGCCCGCACGCACGTCCCGGCGAGCGGGCGCGCCGAGCTCAGGCTGCCCACGGACCGGATGGCGCCGGGCCGGCACGGCTTCACGGTGATGTACGTCGACGCCGACGGCCAGCACCACACCACGAACCTCAAGGTGCGGGTGACGCCGCGGCACCGCTGA
- a CDS encoding signal peptidase I — protein MRKQPRRPWRLLSNAAVLALLGAWYFTLAPTAFGGPSGYIEVVGHSMDGTYATGDLILTHRKHTYATGDIIAFRANDAGGQVIHRITGGDGTTGYITQGDNNPDADPWHPTDDQIIGAAQMRFAGKAWVMHLPRQPWFAGLTAGLITLLVLGWDARPRRDDSPVEDVSGAVDAEASTTTLESADMTAPGARR, from the coding sequence ATGAGGAAACAACCGCGGCGGCCGTGGCGTCTGCTGAGCAACGCCGCTGTCCTGGCCCTTCTCGGCGCCTGGTACTTCACCCTCGCCCCGACCGCCTTCGGCGGACCGTCCGGCTACATCGAGGTGGTCGGACACAGCATGGACGGCACCTACGCCACCGGCGACCTCATCCTCACCCACCGCAAGCACACCTACGCGACCGGCGACATCATCGCGTTCAGGGCGAACGACGCCGGCGGCCAGGTCATCCACCGCATCACCGGAGGCGACGGCACCACCGGCTACATCACGCAGGGGGACAACAACCCCGACGCCGACCCGTGGCACCCCACCGATGACCAGATCATCGGGGCTGCCCAGATGAGGTTCGCCGGCAAGGCCTGGGTGATGCACCTGCCTCGCCAGCCATGGTTCGCCGGACTCACCGCCGGACTCATCACCTTGCTCGTGCTCGGCTGGGACGCGCGCCCGCGGCGTGACGACAGCCCTGTCGAGGACGTCAGCGGAGCCGTCGACGCCGAGGCCTCGACCACCACTCTCGAGTCGGCCGACATGACCGCGCCCGGGGCGAGGAGGTGA
- a CDS encoding putative Ig domain-containing protein, producing MIDVRSARALGALIAAVLGVCTLGLLAPSAPAAAAAPTPSDLVIAAVWGANSDTGQWTNDWVELYNPTDHDIVLGTNDGGTVTSNYYQCYRANAAATQKCSTTVGLYGTVKAHHYFLVWYPSKNTAGVTYTYPPGLTPDVDFAKKTAANGQQVGTDMGGCNTGGQLLLLNSATAGAATFKGDLSSPAARAAGVVDGLGWTANGSTQPDAAETNGNATITGVQSGTTNGCVLARTLVDGTPLDTDVNRTDIAPVAPASFTVHSQISDHVAVAPVADTTVSRGETMPPLQVQGSKGTGALTYDATGLPDGLALDHASGVISGTPAAGVALQGYPVTVTVTDSSPTGAETATTTFTLTVSSTLRVDPLADTSVRKGEALAPIQVGAHGGVPGYHYAATDLPTGVGIDADSGRISGTPTGPAGRYRAHVTVTDSGAGQAAQSVTVDLTLVVKPPTAPPAGGDPLAGLRINEVHATGTPAQDWVELVNTGAAVAGASVRLADRGGDTATVTVGDVPAGGFAVVEGSVLHAAGVDLAADDTLDLTETDDTVLDETAWSAHPTTSWARYPDGTGDFTTSKEPTKGAANAVPATYATDHLVVAAVFGANSDTARWTNDWVELYNPTDAPIVLGTVDTSTTPSTVTSNYALCYRSYSVTGACNLVQLSGTVQPHHHFFVWYGNAHTPADHGTFPAGFTPDLDASVKTPGNGNQAGSNMGGCNTGGQLQLLDATRTTTAFNGDLASPAARAAGVVDGVGWMNASTNQPVSAESAGSPRVSGVDSGTNNTCVVARRSAHGFLVDSDANRTDFAPVADLDSFPARSQHDERVSVSPVADAELSIGEAMDPIRVEAQAVFGDLVFSAEGLPGGLTVDPHTGVVSGTPDAADEARAYPVTVTVSDAVPSDTATVTFTLTLGTQLRLEPVADRSVQRGTPLTVALRAHGGSAPYTFAATGLPAGVTLDPATGALSGTPTGALGRYAVHVTVTDSATTPATVARDLALVVLPPAGGPAAGDPLAGLRLNEVVATGDPARDWVELVNTGAAVTGASLALEDSAGETYALPAQAIAGGGFVVVDSAALVAAGLHLAADDTLYLTEADGTLLDQTTYASYPPTSWARTTDGTGAFGVSAYPTKGQPNAGAPVIAPNDLLVTEVNYDNNSTDYYEYSEVTNTTDHPIDFAAYGLSLRKSGAIMTLHDPADTSQASPVVDPVIPAHGTRLFWWVENQYFGVKTTAQFRANYGLAASTPVVLVYGFSSMANSGGDHSFDVSVNQGGTLISRASVDTPCAAGTFNGASVCPATNNNYAEHYRVPADRTVADATVWYNSLAAGGDDVNHPLGTRLSTPTTVDLEQLGATRAVRIASVSGDITLHNTGTAPVDLTGYVLQKNAAGATYPLPAGTTVAGGADLVVTAADSGLSLADRDYLTLLAPRGYAYSDGVGIADTTGPLLRALPYDASSGQDPVIDPTTGLPLPPAGGLYRPAGISARNGTVYVSNTGDNVLATMADGSNTVIAGSLEGHGDVGDEGPAVDAFLYQPGGLAEDAQGNVYVADSGDNVVRKITADGVIHRFAGTGVAGGPGAAVTPTSTPLTVNLWHPNDVAVDAAGNVFIADTSDNRVLEVTVAGAVEVLAGTGRGGYAGDGAAATSARLAQPAGVAVDAHDNVYVADSSNNVIRRVDATSGVITTVAGDYAAGLAQGTCLGGYGGDGGPATSARLNDPQGVALDGAGDLFIADTLNHAIRQVDPDGTITTLVNDGAVPGAGNTSPVGGGSIPSRTRLNTPYAVAVDPVTDVLYIADTKNNVVEEVLHAARAGGAAGPLEPVDQIPVTGSGSAGTACAVLANGPVASAAAPSVTGTRVVGSTLTADPGQWTPTPDSFTYQWLRDGVAIPGAEQASYTTTAADGGHVVSVAVTAVKAEFAPASATSAAVPIAPATAPTLTTGTPTLSAPVRVGVEVTASPGSWRAGSAGVTSFAFQWLRDGVAIPGATGPSYTPTAADRPGALSVTVTGTYAGYQTATAGSAAVPVRAGRLEARRPQVRGRAAVGHRLHARAGRWKAGPSALADRHLHYQWFADGERIAGATGARYLVRPQDRGARLSVEVTGSAPGYATTTRSSRPTRAVTAR from the coding sequence TCGGCTGGACCGCGAACGGCAGCACCCAGCCCGACGCGGCCGAGACCAACGGCAACGCCACCATCACCGGCGTCCAGAGCGGGACGACCAACGGCTGCGTCCTGGCCCGCACGCTGGTCGACGGCACCCCGCTCGACACCGACGTCAACCGCACCGACATCGCCCCGGTCGCGCCCGCGTCGTTCACCGTCCACTCCCAGATCAGCGACCACGTCGCCGTGGCCCCCGTCGCCGACACCACGGTCAGCCGCGGCGAGACCATGCCCCCGCTCCAGGTCCAGGGCAGCAAGGGCACCGGCGCGCTCACCTACGACGCGACCGGTCTGCCCGACGGGCTCGCCCTCGACCACGCCAGCGGCGTCATCAGCGGTACGCCGGCCGCGGGCGTCGCGCTCCAGGGCTACCCGGTCACCGTCACGGTCACCGACTCCTCGCCGACCGGCGCCGAGACCGCGACGACGACGTTCACGCTCACCGTCAGCAGCACCCTGCGGGTGGACCCGCTCGCCGACACCTCGGTGCGCAAGGGCGAGGCGCTGGCGCCGATCCAGGTCGGCGCGCACGGCGGCGTCCCCGGCTACCACTACGCGGCGACCGACCTCCCGACCGGCGTGGGCATCGACGCCGACTCCGGCCGGATCAGCGGTACGCCGACCGGCCCGGCCGGCCGCTACCGCGCCCACGTGACGGTCACCGACAGCGGTGCGGGCCAGGCCGCACAGTCGGTCACCGTCGACCTCACCCTCGTCGTGAAGCCCCCGACCGCACCTCCGGCCGGGGGCGACCCGCTCGCCGGGTTGCGGATCAACGAGGTGCACGCCACCGGGACGCCGGCCCAGGACTGGGTCGAGCTCGTCAACACCGGAGCGGCCGTGGCCGGGGCCTCGGTGCGGCTCGCCGACCGGGGCGGCGACACCGCGACCGTCACCGTCGGCGACGTGCCCGCCGGCGGGTTCGCGGTCGTCGAGGGCTCCGTCCTGCACGCGGCCGGCGTCGACCTCGCCGCCGACGACACCCTCGACCTGACCGAGACCGACGACACGGTGCTCGACGAGACCGCGTGGTCGGCGCACCCCACCACCTCGTGGGCGCGCTACCCCGACGGCACCGGCGACTTCACCACGTCGAAGGAGCCGACCAAGGGCGCCGCCAACGCGGTCCCCGCGACGTACGCCACCGACCACCTGGTCGTGGCCGCGGTCTTCGGTGCGAACTCCGACACCGCGCGGTGGACCAACGACTGGGTCGAGCTCTACAACCCCACCGACGCCCCGATCGTCCTGGGGACCGTCGACACCTCGACGACGCCGAGCACGGTCACCTCGAACTACGCGCTGTGCTACCGCAGCTACTCGGTGACCGGCGCCTGCAACCTGGTCCAGCTCTCCGGCACGGTCCAGCCGCACCACCACTTCTTCGTCTGGTACGGCAACGCCCACACCCCGGCCGACCACGGCACCTTTCCGGCCGGGTTCACCCCCGACCTGGACGCGTCGGTCAAGACGCCCGGGAACGGCAACCAGGCCGGCAGCAACATGGGCGGCTGCAACACCGGTGGTCAGCTCCAGCTGCTCGACGCGACCAGGACGACGACCGCCTTCAACGGCGACCTCGCCTCGCCCGCGGCCCGGGCCGCGGGCGTGGTGGACGGCGTCGGCTGGATGAACGCCTCCACCAACCAGCCGGTCTCCGCGGAGAGCGCGGGCTCGCCCCGCGTGAGCGGCGTCGACTCCGGCACCAACAACACCTGCGTCGTGGCCCGCCGCTCCGCGCACGGCTTCCTCGTCGACTCCGACGCCAACCGCACCGACTTCGCGCCGGTCGCGGACCTCGACTCCTTCCCGGCCCGGTCGCAGCACGACGAGCGCGTGAGCGTCTCGCCCGTGGCCGACGCCGAGCTCTCGATCGGCGAGGCGATGGACCCGATCCGGGTCGAGGCACAGGCCGTCTTCGGAGACCTGGTCTTCTCCGCCGAGGGCCTGCCGGGCGGGCTCACCGTGGACCCGCACACCGGGGTCGTCAGCGGCACGCCCGACGCCGCCGACGAGGCGCGCGCCTACCCGGTCACCGTCACCGTCTCCGACGCCGTGCCGAGCGACACCGCCACCGTGACGTTCACCCTCACCCTCGGCACGCAGCTGCGCCTGGAGCCGGTCGCTGACCGATCGGTCCAGCGCGGCACCCCGCTCACCGTCGCCCTGCGGGCCCACGGTGGCTCCGCGCCCTACACCTTCGCGGCCACCGGGCTGCCCGCCGGCGTCACCCTGGACCCGGCCACCGGCGCCCTCAGCGGCACGCCGACCGGCGCCCTCGGGCGCTACGCCGTGCACGTGACGGTCACCGACAGCGCCACCACCCCCGCCACGGTCGCCCGCGACCTCGCCCTCGTCGTGCTGCCGCCGGCGGGCGGCCCCGCCGCGGGCGACCCGCTCGCCGGGCTGCGCCTCAACGAGGTCGTGGCCACCGGGGACCCGGCCCGCGACTGGGTCGAGCTGGTCAACACCGGTGCCGCCGTCACCGGCGCGTCCCTGGCCCTCGAGGACAGCGCGGGGGAGACCTATGCGCTCCCGGCCCAGGCGATCGCGGGCGGCGGGTTCGTGGTCGTCGACAGCGCGGCCCTCGTGGCCGCCGGCCTGCACCTGGCCGCGGACGACACGCTCTACCTGACCGAGGCCGACGGCACGCTGCTCGACCAGACCACGTATGCGTCGTACCCGCCGACCTCGTGGGCCCGCACCACCGACGGCACCGGCGCGTTCGGCGTCTCGGCGTACCCGACCAAGGGCCAGCCCAACGCCGGCGCCCCGGTCATCGCGCCCAACGACCTGCTGGTCACCGAGGTCAACTACGACAACAACTCCACCGACTACTACGAGTACAGCGAGGTCACCAACACCACCGACCACCCCATCGACTTCGCGGCGTACGGGCTGAGCCTTCGCAAGAGCGGGGCGATCATGACGCTGCACGACCCGGCGGACACGTCGCAGGCGTCGCCGGTGGTGGACCCGGTGATCCCGGCCCACGGCACCCGGCTGTTCTGGTGGGTCGAGAACCAGTACTTCGGGGTCAAGACGACCGCGCAGTTCCGCGCCAACTACGGGCTGGCCGCGTCCACGCCGGTGGTGCTGGTCTACGGGTTCTCCTCGATGGCCAACTCCGGTGGCGACCACTCCTTCGACGTCTCGGTCAACCAGGGCGGCACGCTGATCTCGCGGGCCTCCGTCGACACCCCGTGCGCGGCCGGCACCTTCAACGGCGCCTCGGTGTGCCCGGCGACCAACAACAACTACGCCGAGCACTACCGCGTGCCCGCCGACCGCACCGTCGCCGACGCGACGGTCTGGTACAACTCGCTCGCGGCCGGCGGCGACGACGTCAACCACCCGCTCGGGACCCGGCTGAGCACGCCCACCACGGTCGACCTCGAGCAGCTCGGTGCCACCCGCGCGGTCAGGATCGCCTCGGTGTCGGGCGACATCACGCTGCACAACACCGGCACGGCGCCGGTGGACCTGACCGGCTACGTCCTGCAGAAGAACGCGGCGGGCGCGACCTACCCCCTGCCGGCCGGGACCACCGTCGCCGGCGGGGCCGACCTCGTCGTCACGGCGGCGGACTCCGGGCTGAGCCTCGCGGACCGCGACTACCTCACGCTCCTGGCGCCGCGCGGCTACGCCTACTCCGACGGCGTGGGCATCGCCGACACCACCGGCCCGCTGCTCCGGGCGCTGCCGTACGACGCGAGCTCGGGCCAGGACCCGGTCATCGACCCGACCACCGGTCTGCCCCTACCGCCGGCCGGCGGGCTCTACCGGCCCGCGGGCATCTCGGCCCGCAACGGCACGGTCTACGTCTCCAACACCGGCGACAACGTCCTGGCCACCATGGCCGACGGGTCCAACACCGTCATCGCCGGCTCGCTCGAGGGCCACGGCGACGTCGGCGACGAGGGCCCGGCGGTCGACGCCTTCCTCTACCAGCCCGGCGGCCTGGCCGAGGACGCGCAGGGCAACGTCTACGTCGCCGACAGCGGCGACAACGTGGTCCGCAAGATCACCGCCGACGGCGTGATCCACCGCTTCGCCGGCACCGGCGTCGCCGGCGGCCCCGGCGCCGCGGTCACGCCGACCAGCACGCCGCTGACGGTCAACCTCTGGCACCCGAATGACGTGGCCGTCGACGCCGCCGGCAACGTGTTCATCGCCGACACCTCCGACAACCGCGTCCTCGAGGTCACCGTGGCCGGCGCGGTGGAGGTCCTGGCCGGCACCGGCCGGGGCGGGTACGCCGGCGACGGCGCCGCCGCCACCTCGGCCCGGCTCGCGCAGCCGGCCGGCGTCGCGGTCGACGCCCACGACAACGTCTACGTCGCGGACTCGTCCAACAACGTCATCCGGCGGGTCGACGCGACGAGCGGGGTCATCACCACCGTGGCCGGCGACTACGCCGCGGGCCTGGCCCAGGGCACCTGCCTCGGCGGCTACGGCGGCGACGGCGGCCCCGCGACCTCCGCCCGGCTCAACGACCCGCAGGGCGTCGCGCTGGACGGCGCGGGCGACCTGTTCATCGCCGACACGCTCAACCACGCGATCCGGCAGGTCGACCCCGACGGCACCATCACGACCCTGGTCAACGACGGTGCCGTGCCCGGCGCCGGCAACACCAGCCCGGTCGGCGGCGGCTCGATCCCCTCGCGGACCCGGCTCAACACGCCGTACGCCGTCGCGGTCGACCCGGTGACCGACGTCCTCTACATCGCCGACACCAAGAACAACGTCGTCGAGGAGGTCCTGCACGCGGCCCGTGCTGGCGGGGCGGCCGGACCGCTCGAGCCGGTCGACCAGATCCCGGTCACCGGCTCCGGCTCGGCGGGCACGGCCTGCGCCGTGCTGGCCAACGGCCCGGTCGCCTCGGCGGCCGCGCCCAGCGTCACCGGCACCCGGGTGGTGGGGTCGACCCTGACCGCCGACCCCGGGCAGTGGACGCCGACGCCGGACTCCTTCACCTACCAGTGGCTGCGCGACGGCGTGGCGATCCCCGGCGCCGAGCAGGCGTCGTACACCACCACCGCGGCCGACGGCGGCCACGTGGTCTCCGTCGCGGTGACCGCGGTCAAGGCGGAGTTCGCCCCGGCCAGCGCCACCTCGGCGGCGGTGCCGATCGCACCGGCCACCGCGCCGACGCTCACCACGGGCACGCCGACCCTCTCGGCCCCGGTCAGGGTGGGGGTCGAGGTGACCGCATCGCCCGGCTCCTGGCGGGCCGGCTCGGCCGGCGTCACGTCGTTCGCCTTCCAGTGGCTGCGCGACGGCGTGGCCATCCCGGGGGCGACGGGGCCGAGCTACACGCCCACCGCGGCCGACCGCCCGGGCGCCCTGTCGGTCACCGTGACGGGCACCTACGCCGGCTACCAGACCGCGACGGCGGGCTCCGCGGCCGTGCCGGTCCGGGCCGGTCGGCTCGAGGCCCGCCGGCCGCAGGTCCGCGGCCGGGCCGCGGTCGGCCACCGGCTGCACGCCCGGGCCGGACGCTGGAAGGCCGGCCCGTCGGCCCTGGCCGACCGGCACCTGCACTACCAGTGGTTCGCCGACGGTGAGCGCATCGCCGGCGCGACCGGGGCGCGCTACCTGGTGCGCCCGCAGGACCGCGGCGCCCGCCTGAGCGTCGAGGTCACCGGCTCCGCGCCGGGCTACGCCACGACCACGAGGTCCTCCCGGCCCACCCGCGCCGTCACCGCGCGCTGA
- a CDS encoding FAD-dependent oxidoreductase codes for MRIAVVGLGMAGSTLACLLADRGHDVVVLEQAEDPRPVGAGIWLQHMGQQVLERLGLLQPLRTRSREVSRVDIRTSRGRRLVDVSYAEVPGSVPALGVHRGTLFALLLAEVRRRGIPVELGVRVTGARPAPDGVAVETETGDRGTYDLVVGGDGSRSPVRRSMGVAARDRPYAYGALWSIVEDPDGLCTDELFQSLRGTRHYLGVLPTGLEQVSVFWSERDPARTHGDLEAWRAAARPLAGPMAPLLDRVDHLLPATYRDVVVRTPYRLAHPGAAVLVGDAAHAMSPQLGTGTSLALADAWTLHHALATEPTLERALTAYAAHRAAHVRWYQWWTRLMMPVFQSGATPLAWPRDALAPAVTRATWVREQVVTTLLGDRTSPWHQWRLPEISGAAASPAP; via the coding sequence ATGCGCATCGCGGTCGTCGGCCTGGGCATGGCCGGCTCGACGCTGGCCTGCCTGCTCGCCGACCGGGGCCACGACGTGGTCGTCCTCGAGCAGGCCGAGGACCCGCGCCCGGTCGGCGCCGGGATCTGGCTGCAGCACATGGGCCAGCAGGTCCTCGAGCGGCTCGGCCTGCTTCAGCCGCTGCGCACGCGGTCGCGCGAGGTCTCGCGCGTCGACATCCGCACGTCGCGCGGTCGCCGCCTGGTCGACGTGTCGTACGCCGAGGTGCCCGGCTCGGTGCCGGCGCTCGGCGTGCACCGCGGGACGTTGTTCGCGCTCCTGCTGGCCGAGGTGCGCCGCCGCGGCATCCCGGTCGAGCTCGGCGTCCGCGTCACCGGCGCCCGCCCTGCCCCGGACGGGGTGGCCGTCGAGACCGAGACCGGCGACCGCGGCACCTACGACCTCGTGGTGGGCGGCGACGGCAGCCGCTCCCCCGTGCGACGCAGCATGGGCGTGGCCGCGCGGGACCGCCCCTACGCCTACGGCGCGCTGTGGTCCATCGTCGAGGACCCGGACGGCCTGTGCACCGACGAGCTGTTCCAGAGCCTGCGCGGGACCCGCCACTACCTCGGTGTGCTGCCGACGGGCCTCGAGCAGGTCTCGGTCTTCTGGTCCGAGCGCGACCCGGCGCGCACGCACGGCGACCTCGAGGCCTGGCGGGCGGCCGCCCGGCCTCTGGCCGGCCCGATGGCGCCGCTGCTCGACCGGGTCGACCACCTGCTGCCGGCCACCTACCGCGACGTGGTCGTGCGCACGCCGTACCGCCTCGCGCACCCCGGCGCCGCGGTCCTGGTCGGCGACGCCGCGCACGCGATGAGCCCCCAGCTCGGCACCGGCACCTCGCTCGCGCTGGCCGACGCCTGGACCCTGCACCACGCGCTGGCCACCGAGCCGACGCTGGAGCGCGCCCTCACGGCGTACGCCGCACACCGGGCCGCGCACGTGCGGTGGTACCAGTGGTGGACCCGGCTGATGATGCCGGTCTTCCAGTCCGGCGCGACGCCGCTGGCCTGGCCACGCGACGCGCTGGCGCCCGCGGTGACCCGGGCGACCTGGGTGCGCGAGCAGGTGGTGACCACCCTGCTCGGCGACCGCACGTCGCCCTGGCACCAGTGGCGGCTGCCCGAGATCAGCGGTGCCGCGGCGTCACCCGCACCTTGA